In the Piliocolobus tephrosceles isolate RC106 unplaced genomic scaffold, ASM277652v3 unscaffolded_23307, whole genome shotgun sequence genome, one interval contains:
- the LOC111534615 gene encoding zinc finger RNA-binding protein 2-like, with translation MGRPEPPTSAQLQPGRRPASSDDRHVMCKHATIYPTEQELLAVQRAVSHAERALKLVSDTLAEEDQGGGEEEGGKRSSVAGQARVLKGVMRVGILAKGLLLRGDRNVRLALLCSKKPTHSLLRRIAQQLPRQLQMVTEDEYEVYSDPEANIVISSCEEPRMQVTVSVTSPLMREDPSTDPGAAQPFLPTTVPRTLPEGAPHTQAWGSVRLCPEQEMPPQPHSSTGVPPRIPWVTQELGLRAAEEASR, from the exons CCCGGGCGGCGGCCGGCATCCAGCGACGACCGGCACGTCATGTGCAAGCACGCCACTATCTACCCCACGGAGCAGGAGCTCCTGGCCGTGCAGAGGGCCGTGTCCCACGCGGAGCGGGCCCTCAAGCTGGTGTCTGACACGCTGGCCGAGGAGGACCAGGGCGGCGGAGAGGAAGAGGGCGGCAAGCGCAG CAGCGTTGCCGGCCAGGCTCGGGTCCTGAAAGGCGTCATGCGGGTAGGCATCCTGGCGAAAGGCCTCCTCCTGCGCGGGGACAGGAACGTGCGCCTCGCTCTGCTCTGTTCCAAGAAGCCCACGCACAGCCTGCTGCGGAGGATCGCCCAGCAGCTGCCCCggcagctccag ATGGTGACCGAGGATGAGTATGAGGTCTACTCTGACCCTGAAGCCAACATTGTCATCTCCTCCTGCGAGGAGCCCAGGATGCAGGTCACCGTATCCGTCACCTCACCCCTGATGCGGGAGGACCCCTCCACAGACCCAGGTGCGGCCCAGCCCTTCCTTCCAACCACCGTCCCCCGCACGCTTCCCGAGGGCGCTCCCCACACCCAGGCCTGGGGCAGTGTCCGCCTCTGCCCTGAGCAGGAAATGCCACCGCAGCCACACTCCAGCACTGGTGTCCCCCCGAGGATTCCATGGGTCACACAAGAGCTGGGTCTCCGGGCAGCAGAGGAGGCGAGTCGGTGA